The following proteins are encoded in a genomic region of Ostrinia nubilalis chromosome 1, ilOstNubi1.1, whole genome shotgun sequence:
- the LOC135074866 gene encoding putative nuclease HARBI1 yields MNAINAIVHLANNADPARRRKLYRQRSNPFDLRDLNFKIKYRFNKDTVRTIIDLVEDDLVQSARGGGTCPELQVLVAIRCWGRREVQDDAGDLHGLSQPTVSRICARVAHAIANKANSFIKMPITIGEQERISAKFRAIKNFPGVIGAIDCTHIKIKKTGGDMAQYYINRKGYYSLNVQVFCDADLKIMDIVARWRGSTHDSRIFMESNIKQRFEDRQFRGRLIGDSGYPLLPYLFTPILRPSRPEEEAYNNAHISTRNTVERCFGVWKQRFQCLLHGLPVSLQNGKAVIIALAVLHNIAIDMNDTLLEQHMEQVPVTPQLSTENSVHDNRPSLLRRRSQLILQNFINQHF; encoded by the exons atgaatgctataaatgcaattgtgcatttagccaataatgccgacccagcgcgacgtagaaagctctaccgccaacgaagcaacccattcgatttgcgggacctaaattttaaaataaaatataggttcaataaggacacagtgcgcaccatcatagatttggtggaagatgatctggttcagagcgctagaggtggtggcacgtgtcctgaactgcaagttttagtggccataagatgttggggacgtcgtgag gtacaagatgatgctggtgacctccatggcctaagtcagccgacagtgagccggatatgcgccagagtcgcgcatgcaatcgcgaataaggcaaattccttcatcaaaatgcctatcactataggagagcaggaaagaattagtgccaaatttagagcaattaaaaattttcctggggtgataggagccatagattgcacccacattaaaattaaaaaaaccggaggtgacatggcccagtactatattaatagaaaaggctattattccctgaatgttcag gttttctgtgatgctgacctcaaaataatggatatagtggctagatggcgaggcagtacacatgacagtcgaatttttatggagagcaatataaaacaacgatttgaggataggcagtttagaggacgccttattggcgattcgggctaccctcttctgccatatctatttacacctattttaaggcctagtcgtccagaagaagaagcatacaataatgctcacatctcaactaggaacactgttgaaaggtgttttggggtgtggaagcagcggttccaatgcctactccatggcttaccagtaagcctccaaaatggaaaagctgtgatcatagcattggctgtattacataatatagccattgatatgaatgacacattgttag aacaacatatggagcaggtccctgtaactccgcaactttcgacggagaacagtgttcacgacaaccgaccttcattgttgaggcgtaggtcgcagttgatactacaaaattttataaatcaacatttttga